From Streptomyces sp. GSL17-111, one genomic window encodes:
- a CDS encoding winged helix DNA-binding domain-containing protein, giving the protein MKITARELNRATLDRQLLLRREALAVPDAVRRIVAVQAQQPASPYLALWNRVSDLSLAEVDAAFTDRAVVKATLLRLTLHAVHADDDPVFRAAMRPTLRAARLGDRFADAGLTPADAERLVPQLLAFADRPRTSAELQAWLGERLGAEQTAGAWWGLRAYAPLHHAPTGGPWSFGFRPSYVAAPAAPLPAPDGADVGPDAAARALEALTLRYLTGFGPASVADVAQFATVRRTAVRQALRDLGDAVEQLEGPDGATLFDVPGAPRPPADTPAPPRLMAMWDSTLLAYADRARVLPPAYRRLVIRSNGDVLPTLLVDGHVAGVWRPVEGGIEATAFHPLPPEEWDALAAEARALAALLADRDPRPYRRYDHWWAKLPEARPRLLTP; this is encoded by the coding sequence GTGAAGATCACCGCGCGCGAGCTCAACCGGGCCACCCTCGACCGTCAACTCCTGCTGCGACGTGAGGCGCTGGCCGTCCCCGACGCGGTGCGCCGCATCGTCGCCGTCCAGGCCCAGCAGCCCGCCTCGCCGTACCTCGCGCTGTGGAACCGGGTCAGCGACCTGTCGCTCGCCGAGGTCGACGCCGCCTTCACCGACCGCGCCGTCGTCAAGGCCACCCTGCTGCGCCTCACCCTGCACGCCGTCCACGCCGACGACGACCCGGTGTTCCGCGCGGCGATGCGGCCGACGCTGCGCGCCGCGCGGCTGGGCGACCGCTTCGCCGACGCGGGGCTCACCCCCGCCGACGCCGAACGGCTGGTGCCGCAGCTGCTCGCCTTCGCCGACCGCCCCCGGACCTCCGCCGAGTTGCAGGCATGGCTGGGGGAGCGGCTGGGCGCGGAGCAGACGGCCGGGGCCTGGTGGGGACTACGGGCCTACGCGCCCCTGCACCACGCGCCCACCGGCGGCCCGTGGTCGTTCGGCTTCCGCCCGTCCTACGTCGCGGCGCCGGCCGCGCCCCTCCCCGCGCCGGACGGGGCCGACGTCGGTCCGGACGCGGCGGCGCGGGCGCTGGAGGCGCTCACCCTGCGCTACCTGACCGGCTTCGGCCCGGCCTCCGTGGCGGACGTCGCCCAGTTCGCCACCGTGCGGCGCACCGCCGTCCGGCAGGCACTGCGCGACCTCGGCGACGCCGTCGAGCAGCTCGAAGGCCCCGACGGCGCCACCCTGTTCGACGTCCCCGGAGCTCCGCGCCCGCCCGCCGACACCCCGGCCCCGCCCCGGCTCATGGCCATGTGGGACAGCACCCTGCTCGCCTACGCCGACCGGGCCCGCGTCCTTCCTCCCGCCTACCGCCGCCTGGTGATACGCAGCAACGGCGACGTGCTGCCCACCCTGCTCGTCGACGGCCACGTCGCCGGGGTGTGGCGCCCGGTCGAGGGCGGCATCGAGGCCACGGCCTTCCACCCCCTGCCGCCCGAGGAGTGGGACGCCCTCGCCGCGGAGGCCCGCGCCCTGGCGGCGCTGCTCGCCGACCGCGATCCCCGCCCCTACCGCCGCTACGACCACTGGTGGGCCAAGCTGCCGGAGGCCCGGCCCCGGCTGCTCACCCCCTAG
- the cobN gene encoding cobaltochelatase subunit CobN: MILLLSTSDTDLLSARAADGPVPYRYANPARLDLGELPALLDGVDLVVVRLLGGVRAWQEGLDLLLAEGRPVVVLSGEQAPDAQLMASSTVPVGIAAEAHAYLAHGGPQNLDQLARFLSDTVLLTGHGFDPPAAAPTWGPLERTARADVTGPTVAVLYYRAHHMSGNTAFVDALCGAIEDAGGRPLPLYVASLRAPEPELIEALGAADAVVTTVLAAGGTKPAEASAGGDDESWDAGALTRLDVPVLQALCLTGSRTAWEENDEGVSPLDAATQIAVPEFDGRLITVPFSFKEIDADGLPAYVPDPERAARVAGIAVRHARLRHVPAAEKRIALVLSAYPTKHSRIGNAVGLDTPASAVELLRRLRSEGYDFGTEEIPGLESGDGDELIRALIEAGGHDQDWLTEEQLARNPVRIPAADYRRWFATLPAELREAVEEHWGPAPGTMFVDHSRAADGDPDGDIVLAALRRGNLLIAIQPPRGFGENPIAIYHDPDLPPSHHYLAAYRWMASRAEDGGFGADAMIHLGKHGNLEWLPGKNAGLSAACGPDAALGDLPLIYPFLVNDPGEGTQAKRRVHATLIDHLVPPMARADSYGDIARLEQLLDEYAQISAMDPAKLPAIRAQIWTLIQAARLDHDLGLEARPDDDGFDDFLLHVDGWLCEVKDAQIRDGLHVLGGAPTGPERVNLVLAVLRARQIWGGTTALPGLREALGLDESAATRVAADTVEARARALVEAMEDAGWDLAAVPTVAAGQPEQVADILEFAAREVVPRLAGTTAELDHAVHALAGGFVPAGPSGSPLRGLVNVLPTGRNFYSVDPKAVPSRLAWETGQALAESLANRYRDDNGEWPTSVGLSLWGTSAMRTAGDDIAEALALLGVRPVWDDASRRVTGLEPVPLEELGRPRIDVTLRISGFFRDAFPHVVGLLDDAVRLAAALEEPPTSNHVRAHAQADLAEHGDERRATTRIFGSRPGTYGAGLLQLIDSRDWRTDADLAEVYTVWGGYAYGRGLDGRPAREEMETAYRRIEVAAKNTDTREHDIADSDDYFQYHGGMVATVRALKGTAPEAYIGDSTRPETVRTRTLVEETSRVFRARVVNPKWIEAMRRHGYKGAFELAATVDYLFGYDATTGVVADWMYDKLAQTYVLDPENRAFLQEANPWALHGIAERLLEAESRGLWAKPDADTLEALRAAFLEAEGDLESD; the protein is encoded by the coding sequence ATGATCCTGCTCCTGTCGACGTCCGACACCGATCTGCTCAGCGCCCGCGCGGCCGACGGCCCGGTCCCCTACCGGTACGCCAACCCGGCCCGCCTCGACCTCGGCGAACTGCCCGCACTGCTCGACGGCGTCGACCTCGTCGTCGTCCGGCTGCTCGGCGGCGTCCGGGCCTGGCAGGAGGGGCTGGACCTGCTGCTCGCCGAGGGGCGGCCCGTCGTCGTCCTCAGCGGTGAACAGGCCCCCGACGCCCAGCTCATGGCCTCCTCCACGGTGCCCGTCGGCATCGCCGCCGAGGCGCACGCCTACCTCGCGCACGGCGGCCCGCAGAACCTGGACCAGCTCGCCCGCTTCCTGTCCGACACGGTGCTGCTCACCGGCCACGGCTTCGACCCGCCCGCCGCCGCGCCGACCTGGGGCCCGCTGGAGCGCACGGCCCGCGCCGACGTGACCGGGCCCACCGTCGCGGTGCTCTACTACCGCGCCCACCACATGAGCGGCAACACCGCCTTCGTCGACGCCCTGTGCGGGGCGATCGAGGACGCCGGCGGCCGGCCCCTCCCGCTGTACGTGGCCTCCCTCCGCGCGCCCGAGCCCGAGCTGATCGAGGCCCTGGGCGCGGCCGACGCCGTCGTCACCACCGTCCTCGCCGCCGGTGGCACCAAGCCCGCCGAGGCCTCGGCGGGCGGCGACGACGAGTCCTGGGACGCCGGCGCCCTCACCCGGCTCGACGTCCCCGTCCTCCAGGCGCTGTGCCTCACCGGCTCCCGCACCGCCTGGGAGGAGAACGACGAGGGCGTCTCCCCGCTGGACGCGGCCACGCAGATCGCCGTGCCCGAGTTCGACGGCCGTCTCATCACCGTCCCCTTCTCCTTCAAGGAGATCGACGCCGACGGCCTGCCCGCCTACGTCCCCGACCCCGAACGGGCCGCCCGCGTCGCCGGGATCGCCGTCCGGCACGCCCGGCTGCGGCACGTCCCGGCGGCGGAGAAGCGCATCGCGCTCGTGCTCTCCGCCTACCCGACCAAGCACTCCCGCATCGGCAACGCGGTCGGCCTCGACACCCCGGCCAGCGCCGTGGAGTTGCTGCGCCGACTGCGCTCCGAGGGCTACGACTTCGGCACCGAGGAGATCCCCGGCCTGGAGTCCGGCGACGGCGACGAGCTGATCCGCGCCCTCATCGAGGCCGGCGGCCACGACCAGGACTGGCTCACCGAGGAGCAACTGGCCCGCAACCCCGTGCGCATCCCGGCCGCCGACTACCGCCGCTGGTTCGCCACCCTTCCCGCCGAGCTGCGCGAGGCCGTCGAGGAGCACTGGGGCCCGGCGCCGGGCACGATGTTCGTCGACCACAGCCGCGCCGCCGACGGCGACCCGGACGGCGACATCGTCCTCGCCGCCCTGCGCCGGGGGAACCTGCTCATCGCCATCCAGCCGCCGCGCGGCTTCGGCGAGAACCCCATCGCGATCTACCACGACCCGGACCTCCCGCCCTCGCACCACTACCTCGCCGCCTACCGCTGGATGGCGAGCCGCGCCGAGGACGGCGGCTTCGGCGCCGACGCCATGATCCACCTCGGCAAGCACGGCAACCTGGAGTGGCTGCCGGGCAAGAACGCCGGGCTGTCCGCCGCCTGCGGCCCCGACGCCGCCCTCGGCGACCTGCCGCTGATCTACCCGTTCCTCGTCAACGACCCGGGCGAGGGCACCCAGGCCAAGCGCCGCGTCCACGCCACGCTCATCGACCACCTCGTGCCGCCCATGGCCCGCGCCGACTCCTACGGCGACATCGCGCGGCTCGAACAGCTCCTGGACGAGTACGCGCAGATCTCCGCCATGGACCCGGCCAAGCTGCCCGCGATCCGCGCCCAGATCTGGACGCTCATCCAGGCCGCCCGGCTCGACCACGACCTCGGCCTGGAGGCGCGCCCCGACGACGACGGCTTCGACGACTTCCTGCTGCACGTCGACGGCTGGCTGTGTGAGGTCAAGGACGCCCAGATCCGCGACGGCCTGCACGTCCTCGGCGGCGCCCCGACCGGCCCCGAGCGCGTCAACCTCGTCCTCGCCGTCCTGCGCGCCCGGCAGATCTGGGGCGGCACGACCGCCCTGCCGGGGCTGCGGGAGGCACTCGGCCTGGACGAGTCGGCGGCCACCCGCGTCGCCGCCGACACCGTCGAGGCCCGCGCCCGCGCCCTCGTGGAGGCCATGGAGGACGCCGGCTGGGACCTGGCGGCGGTGCCCACCGTGGCCGCCGGACAGCCCGAACAGGTCGCCGACATCCTGGAGTTCGCCGCCCGCGAGGTCGTGCCCCGGCTGGCCGGGACCACCGCCGAGCTGGACCACGCCGTGCACGCCCTGGCCGGTGGCTTCGTCCCCGCCGGGCCCTCCGGCTCACCCCTGCGCGGCCTGGTCAACGTCCTGCCGACCGGCCGGAACTTCTACTCCGTCGACCCCAAGGCCGTCCCCTCCCGGCTCGCCTGGGAGACCGGGCAGGCGCTCGCCGAGTCGCTGGCCAATCGCTACCGGGACGACAACGGCGAGTGGCCCACCTCCGTCGGCCTGTCCCTGTGGGGCACCAGCGCCATGCGCACGGCGGGCGACGACATCGCCGAGGCGCTGGCCCTCCTCGGCGTCCGGCCCGTGTGGGACGACGCCTCCCGCCGCGTCACCGGCCTGGAGCCGGTGCCGCTGGAGGAGCTGGGCCGCCCGCGCATCGACGTCACCCTGCGCATCTCCGGCTTCTTCCGCGACGCGTTCCCGCACGTCGTCGGGCTGCTCGACGACGCCGTCCGGCTCGCGGCCGCCCTGGAGGAGCCGCCGACGAGCAACCACGTGCGCGCCCACGCCCAGGCCGACCTCGCCGAGCACGGCGACGAACGCCGTGCCACCACCCGGATCTTCGGCTCCCGCCCCGGCACCTACGGCGCGGGCCTGCTCCAGCTCATCGACTCCCGCGACTGGCGCACCGACGCCGACCTCGCCGAGGTCTACACCGTCTGGGGCGGCTACGCCTACGGCCGGGGACTGGACGGCCGTCCGGCACGGGAGGAGATGGAGACCGCCTACCGGCGCATCGAGGTCGCCGCGAAGAACACCGACACCCGCGAGCACGACATCGCCGACTCCGACGACTACTTCCAGTACCACGGCGGCATGGTCGCCACGGTCCGGGCGCTGAAGGGCACCGCCCCCGAGGCGTACATCGGCGACTCCACGCGGCCCGAGACGGTCCGCACCCGCACCCTGGTCGAGGAGACCTCCCGCGTCTTCCGCGCCCGCGTCGTCAACCCCAAGTGGATCGAGGCGATGCGCCGCCACGGGTACAAGGGCGCCTTCGAACTGGCCGCGACCGTCGACTACCTGTTCGGCTACGACGCCACCACCGGCGTCGTCGCCGACTGGATGTACGACAAGCTGGCCCAGACGTACGTGCTGGACCCCGAGAACCGCGCCTTCCTCCAGGAGGCCAACCCCTGGGCCCTGCACGGCATCGCCGAGCGGCTGCTGGAGGCCGAGTCGCGCGGGCTGTGGGCCAAGCCGGACGCGGACACCCTGGAGGCGCTGCGCGCCGCGTTCCTCGAAGCGGAGGGCGACCTCGAATCCGACTGA
- the cobG gene encoding precorrin-3B synthase, which translates to MSTPPAPPPSPDGPPPPEGGDACPGSLRPHTADDGLLVRVRIPGGVLTTRQAQVAADAAERLGDGTLHLTSRGNVQLRGLRSDGVRELAGLLTAAGLLPSARHERVRNVVASPLSGRDGHGHRDVRPWLRELDARLCASNAASELSGRFLLALDDGRGDVLALGADVTLLASPAGDAVLYVADTAAARVPAAEAPRAALLAAETFLTAARECGTRTWRVTELPGGPGALARALPQRLRDAGVTAAPPPAPRTAPPAAPPAAPPDPGILAGAAPDRPVTLSVHAPFGALSTAQWRALTDAARLGDADELTLTPWRGVLVPGLSRPRAEEAAAHLAAAGLVTDPASPWPGVGACVGRPGCAKALADVRADAAAALPAAGAAPVAGAGTLPVYWSGCARRCGHPRGEHVDVLATGDGYRVTAPDGHTVHLPAPASGGTPPPDRTAAALAAARAATRAATRATGGSATRTATR; encoded by the coding sequence ATGTCCACGCCCCCCGCCCCGCCCCCGTCCCCGGACGGGCCCCCTCCCCCGGAGGGCGGTGACGCCTGCCCGGGTTCGTTGCGGCCGCACACGGCCGACGACGGCCTGCTGGTGCGCGTGCGGATACCGGGCGGCGTCCTCACGACGCGGCAGGCGCAGGTCGCGGCGGACGCGGCGGAGCGGCTCGGCGACGGCACGCTGCACCTCACCTCGCGCGGCAACGTCCAACTGCGCGGCCTGCGTTCGGACGGCGTCCGGGAGCTCGCCGGGCTTCTGACGGCGGCCGGACTGCTGCCGTCGGCCCGGCACGAACGGGTCCGCAACGTGGTGGCCTCACCGCTGTCCGGCCGGGACGGCCACGGCCACCGGGACGTGCGGCCGTGGCTGCGGGAGCTGGACGCACGACTGTGCGCGAGCAACGCCGCGTCGGAGCTCTCCGGACGTTTCCTCCTCGCCCTCGACGACGGCCGGGGCGACGTCCTCGCCCTCGGCGCCGATGTGACACTCCTCGCATCCCCGGCGGGCGACGCGGTGCTGTACGTCGCGGACACCGCCGCCGCCCGCGTCCCGGCCGCCGAGGCCCCCCGGGCCGCCCTGCTGGCCGCCGAGACGTTCCTCACCGCCGCCCGGGAGTGCGGCACCCGCACCTGGCGGGTCACCGAACTGCCCGGCGGGCCAGGCGCGCTGGCCCGCGCCCTGCCGCAGCGACTGCGCGACGCCGGTGTGACCGCCGCGCCCCCGCCCGCACCCCGCACGGCGCCCCCGGCCGCACCGCCCGCCGCGCCGCCCGACCCCGGCATCCTCGCCGGTGCCGCCCCGGACCGGCCGGTCACCCTCTCCGTCCACGCCCCCTTCGGCGCGCTGAGCACCGCACAGTGGCGGGCCCTGACCGACGCCGCCCGGCTCGGCGACGCGGACGAACTGACCCTCACCCCCTGGCGCGGCGTCCTCGTGCCCGGCCTGTCCCGCCCGCGCGCCGAGGAGGCCGCCGCCCACCTCGCGGCGGCCGGGCTGGTGACGGACCCGGCCTCGCCGTGGCCCGGGGTCGGCGCCTGCGTCGGCCGACCCGGCTGCGCCAAGGCGCTGGCCGACGTCCGCGCCGACGCGGCCGCCGCCCTGCCCGCCGCAGGGGCCGCACCCGTCGCCGGAGCCGGAACGTTGCCGGTGTACTGGTCGGGCTGCGCGCGCCGGTGCGGTCACCCGCGCGGCGAGCACGTCGACGTGCTGGCGACGGGCGACGGCTACCGCGTCACCGCCCCCGACGGCCACACCGTCCATCTGCCCGCCCCCGCCTCCGGCGGCACCCCACCGCCCGACCGGACGGCCGCCGCCCTCGCGGCGGCCCGAGCCGCCACCCGAGCCGCCACCCGAGCCACCGGCGGTTCCGCGACGAGAACCGCCACGAGATGA
- a CDS encoding APC family permease, which yields MQKLSDLPKRILLGRALRSTQLGQTLIPKRIALPVFASDPLSSVAYAPGEVLIMLSIAGVAAYGYSPWIAAAVVVLMVTVVASYRQNVRAYPSGGGDYEVAHTNLGPRAGLTVASALLVDYVLTVAVSISAGVENIGSAVPFVVEHKVLCAVGVIALLTVMNLRGVRESGKLFAIPTYVFVTAVLAMIAWGAYRAGVLGEEMRAPTAGLEIRAEHTGLAGLALVLLLLRAFSSGCAALTGVEAISNGVPAFRRPKSRNAATTLLLMGALAVTMFCGIIGLALATDVKMAEDPAHDLLRDGAPVGAEYVQDPVITQVAAAVFGDATLMFTLLAAATALVLFLAASTAYNGFPLLGSILAQDRYLPRQLHTRGDRLAFSNGIVLLATAAALLVWIYGADTTQLIQLYIVGVFVSFTLSQTGMVRHWNRHLATETSPAARRRMLRSRAVNAFGACFTGLVLLVVLVSKFTHGAWVALLGMALFFLLMTAVRRHYDRVAAEIAAPEEPGDEANLPSRVHSVVLVSRLHRPTLRALAYARLLRSGHVEALTVDVDPQETRELRAEWERRGIEIPLKILDSPYREITRPVVDHVRSIRRESPRDAVSVYIPEYVVGHWYEQLLHNQSALRLKGRLLFTPGVMVTSVPYQLESSEAAKQRARRRERWAAPGAVRRGPVEPPAPAAPPAPSEPPGEDGTPRG from the coding sequence GTGCAGAAACTCTCGGACCTGCCGAAACGCATACTCCTCGGGCGGGCGCTCCGCAGCACGCAACTCGGCCAGACGCTCATCCCCAAGCGGATCGCGCTGCCCGTCTTCGCCTCGGACCCGCTCTCGTCCGTGGCGTACGCGCCCGGCGAGGTCCTGATCATGCTGTCGATCGCCGGCGTCGCCGCCTACGGTTACAGCCCCTGGATCGCCGCGGCCGTCGTCGTCCTGATGGTGACGGTCGTCGCCTCCTACCGGCAGAACGTGCGCGCCTACCCGAGCGGCGGCGGCGACTACGAGGTCGCCCACACCAACCTCGGCCCCCGGGCCGGGCTGACGGTGGCCAGTGCCCTGCTCGTCGACTACGTCCTCACCGTCGCGGTGTCGATCTCGGCGGGGGTGGAGAACATCGGCTCGGCCGTGCCCTTCGTCGTCGAGCACAAGGTGCTGTGCGCCGTCGGCGTCATCGCGCTCCTCACGGTCATGAACCTGCGCGGCGTCCGGGAGTCGGGGAAGCTCTTCGCGATACCGACCTACGTCTTCGTCACCGCCGTCCTCGCCATGATCGCCTGGGGCGCCTACCGGGCCGGCGTCCTCGGCGAGGAGATGCGCGCCCCCACGGCCGGGTTGGAGATCCGCGCCGAGCACACCGGACTCGCCGGGCTCGCCCTCGTCCTCCTCCTGCTGCGGGCCTTCTCCTCCGGCTGCGCCGCCCTCACCGGCGTCGAGGCCATCAGCAACGGCGTGCCCGCCTTCCGCAGGCCCAAGAGCCGCAACGCCGCCACCACCCTGCTCCTCATGGGCGCCCTGGCCGTCACCATGTTCTGCGGCATCATCGGCCTGGCCCTGGCCACGGACGTCAAGATGGCCGAGGACCCGGCGCACGACCTGCTGCGGGACGGCGCCCCCGTCGGCGCCGAGTACGTCCAGGACCCGGTGATCACCCAGGTCGCCGCCGCCGTCTTCGGCGACGCGACGCTCATGTTCACGCTGCTCGCCGCCGCCACCGCGCTCGTCCTGTTCCTCGCCGCCAGCACCGCCTACAACGGCTTCCCGCTGCTCGGCTCGATCCTGGCCCAGGACCGCTACCTGCCGCGGCAGTTGCACACCCGGGGCGACCGGCTCGCGTTCTCCAACGGCATCGTGCTCCTGGCGACGGCCGCCGCACTGCTGGTCTGGATCTACGGCGCCGACACGACGCAGCTGATCCAGCTCTACATCGTCGGCGTCTTCGTCTCCTTCACCCTCAGCCAGACCGGCATGGTGCGCCACTGGAACCGTCACCTGGCGACGGAGACCTCCCCGGCCGCCCGGCGCCGCATGCTCCGCTCCCGCGCCGTCAACGCCTTCGGGGCCTGCTTCACCGGCCTCGTCCTCCTCGTCGTGCTCGTCTCCAAGTTCACCCACGGCGCCTGGGTCGCCCTGCTGGGCATGGCCCTCTTCTTCCTGCTGATGACGGCGGTCCGGCGGCACTACGACCGCGTCGCGGCGGAGATCGCCGCCCCCGAGGAGCCGGGCGACGAGGCGAACCTCCCGTCCCGCGTGCACTCCGTCGTCCTCGTCTCCCGGCTGCACCGGCCCACCCTGCGCGCCCTCGCCTACGCCCGGTTGCTGCGCTCGGGCCACGTGGAGGCGCTGACCGTCGACGTCGACCCGCAGGAGACGCGGGAGTTGCGGGCCGAGTGGGAACGGCGCGGCATCGAGATCCCGCTGAAGATCCTCGACTCGCCCTACCGCGAGATCACCCGGCCCGTCGTCGACCACGTCCGGAGCATCCGGCGGGAGAGCCCGCGCGACGCGGTCAGCGTCTACATCCCCGAGTACGTCGTGGGCCACTGGTACGAGCAACTCCTGCACAACCAGAGCGCCTTGCGGCTCAAGGGCCGACTGCTGTTCACGCCCGGGGTCATGGTCACCTCGGTGCCGTACCAACTGGAGTCCTCTGAGGCGGCCAAGCAGCGCGCCCGCCGCCGCGAGCGCTGGGCCGCGCCGGGTGCCGTACGCCGTGGCCCCGTCGAACCCCCCGCACCGGCTGCGCCCCCCGCACCGTCGGAGCCGCCCGGCGAGGACGGAACACCACGCGGCTGA
- a CDS encoding precorrin-8X methylmutase has product MFDYEKDGAEIYRQSFATIRAEADLAALPADVSRVAVRMIHACGMVDLVRDLAYSTDAVAAARAALRAGAPILCDARMVASGVTRKRLPADNEVVCTLSDPAVPELAAQLGTTRSAAALELWRDRLEGAVVAVGNAPTALFRLLEMIEEGAPRPAAVIGVPVGFIGAAESKEALAGHASRLPYLIVRGRRGGSAMAAAALNAVASEEE; this is encoded by the coding sequence GTGTTCGACTACGAGAAGGACGGCGCCGAGATCTACCGGCAGTCCTTTGCCACCATCCGCGCCGAGGCGGACCTCGCGGCCCTGCCCGCCGACGTCAGCCGCGTCGCGGTGCGGATGATCCACGCCTGCGGCATGGTCGACCTCGTCCGGGACCTCGCCTACAGCACCGACGCGGTGGCCGCCGCCCGCGCCGCACTGCGCGCCGGGGCGCCGATCCTGTGCGACGCGCGGATGGTGGCCAGCGGCGTCACCCGCAAGCGGCTGCCCGCCGACAACGAGGTCGTCTGCACGCTGTCCGACCCGGCCGTCCCGGAGCTGGCGGCACAGCTCGGCACGACGCGCAGCGCCGCCGCCCTGGAGCTGTGGCGCGACCGGCTGGAGGGCGCCGTCGTCGCCGTCGGCAACGCGCCCACCGCGCTGTTCCGGCTGCTGGAGATGATCGAGGAGGGCGCACCGCGCCCGGCGGCCGTCATCGGGGTGCCCGTGGGGTTCATCGGCGCCGCCGAGTCCAAGGAGGCGCTGGCCGGGCACGCCTCCCGGCTGCCGTACCTGATCGTGCGCGGACGTCGGGGCGGCAGCGCCATGGCCGCCGCCGCGCTCAACGCCGTCGCGAGCGAGGAAGAGTAG
- a CDS encoding LuxR C-terminal-related transcriptional regulator, producing MAEPEPPCDRGLAVYRDALTHGAVSGEIPGCLLDLRLLRQRDDRPGVFTPVPPSLASHRLAHPVEEAIQEGRQRLGVLRDAFATVQGLWDEGLRESLAPVRRLEGREVIVAAVRQKGEECRTEFRYAQPQAPRPPELLRRNLPRVLGLLARGVRVRALYQHSVRAHEPVVEFMAEVHAHGGEFRTLDELFDRVFLYDRSFALIPDHSAERGDQALAIEHPGVVGFVADVFDHAWQRAEPVDFHTPHGRPAPLTDEKRLTVLRLMVEGHTDAAIAARLGMSTRTVANHVRRAAEMFGSRSRAQLAYLLARSGELD from the coding sequence GTGGCCGAACCTGAGCCCCCCTGCGACAGGGGCCTGGCCGTGTACCGGGACGCGCTCACGCACGGCGCGGTCTCGGGCGAGATCCCCGGGTGCCTGCTGGACCTGCGGCTGCTGCGGCAGCGCGACGACCGGCCGGGGGTCTTCACCCCGGTGCCGCCGAGCCTGGCGTCGCACCGGCTGGCCCACCCCGTCGAGGAGGCGATCCAGGAGGGACGGCAACGGCTGGGCGTCCTGCGCGACGCCTTCGCGACCGTGCAGGGCTTATGGGACGAGGGGCTGCGGGAGAGCCTCGCCCCGGTGCGGCGGCTGGAGGGGCGGGAGGTGATCGTGGCGGCGGTCCGTCAGAAGGGGGAGGAGTGCCGCACGGAGTTCCGGTACGCGCAGCCGCAGGCGCCGCGCCCACCGGAACTGCTGCGTCGCAACCTGCCCCGCGTCCTCGGCCTGCTCGCCCGTGGCGTGCGGGTGCGGGCGCTGTACCAGCACTCGGTGCGCGCACATGAGCCGGTGGTGGAGTTCATGGCCGAAGTGCACGCGCACGGAGGGGAGTTCCGCACCCTGGACGAGCTGTTCGACCGGGTCTTCCTCTACGACCGGAGCTTCGCCCTCATCCCCGACCACAGCGCCGAACGCGGCGACCAGGCCCTGGCGATCGAACACCCGGGCGTCGTCGGCTTCGTCGCCGACGTCTTCGACCACGCCTGGCAGCGCGCGGAGCCCGTCGACTTCCACACGCCGCACGGCCGACCCGCGCCGCTGACGGACGAGAAGCGGCTGACCGTGCTGCGGCTGATGGTCGAGGGGCACACGGACGCGGCCATCGCCGCCCGGCTGGGCATGAGCACCCGGACCGTGGCCAACCACGTCCGGCGGGCTGCGGAGATGTTCGGCAGCCGCAGCCGGGCCCAGCTCGCCTACCTGCTCGCCCGCTCCGGCGAGCTCGACTGA
- a CDS encoding phosphoribosyltransferase codes for MNGERFRDHRDAGRRLAGRLSAWAAGHGVTEPVVLALPRGGVPVAAEVAEELGAPLDVVVVRKIGAPGHAEMGVGAIAGDGEPLFDGRTLELLGLTPESMAPVVARERAELRRREELYRRGGGPPDVAGRTVIVVDDGLATGVTARAALRHLRTLGPARLVLAVPVCAPQAAGPVGREADDLVCLRRPPSFRAVGQWYEEFAQVTDEEVLAELRHADAVRPTPRRPAPPEPG; via the coding sequence ATGAACGGCGAGCGGTTCCGTGACCACCGGGACGCCGGGCGGCGGCTGGCCGGGCGGCTCAGCGCGTGGGCGGCCGGTCACGGGGTCACCGAGCCGGTCGTCCTGGCGCTGCCGCGCGGCGGCGTCCCGGTCGCGGCGGAGGTCGCCGAGGAGCTGGGGGCGCCGCTCGACGTGGTCGTGGTCCGGAAGATCGGGGCGCCCGGGCACGCGGAGATGGGGGTGGGCGCGATCGCCGGGGACGGCGAGCCGCTCTTCGACGGGCGCACGCTGGAACTGCTGGGGCTCACGCCGGAGTCAATGGCCCCGGTCGTGGCCCGGGAGCGGGCGGAGCTGCGGCGGCGGGAGGAGCTGTACCGGCGGGGCGGCGGGCCGCCGGACGTCGCGGGGCGCACGGTGATCGTCGTCGACGACGGTCTGGCCACGGGCGTCACCGCGCGCGCCGCCCTGCGTCACCTGCGCACGCTGGGGCCGGCCCGGCTCGTGCTGGCCGTGCCGGTCTGCGCACCGCAGGCGGCCGGGCCGGTGGGGCGGGAGGCCGACGACCTGGTGTGCCTGCGGCGGCCTCCGTCCTTCCGCGCGGTGGGCCAGTGGTACGAGGAGTTCGCGCAGGTCACCGACGAGGAGGTGCTCGCCGAGCTGCGCCACGCGGACGCCGTCCGGCCGACGCCGCGACGCCCCGCCCCACCGGAGCCGGGCTGA